One window of Alosa sapidissima isolate fAloSap1 chromosome 21, fAloSap1.pri, whole genome shotgun sequence genomic DNA carries:
- the nrsn1l gene encoding neurensin 1-like: MASCAEICGTEQSERHAQKPTESGCHRYGVRSYLHHFYEECTATVWERHTDFQTQRSPRWWSSGLWKVSLVFGTVVLAVGMVVFVVGCTIPSRIEAFGEGELLFVDRQAVRFNQGLQASIQAGAGMLCLGGLVVAGSLFVSAFSRGSGKDETQSTPPKDRGRERKRGTRGGGKVPSDPVTKPPTPISGETGVPVTLSKVENIQPPSEDPPPSPSH; encoded by the exons ATGGCCTCATGCGCCGAGATCTGCGGGACTGAGCAGTCGGAGCGGCACGCTCAGAAGCCCACGGAGTCCGGTTGCCACCGGTACGGCGTGCGATCGTACCTACACCACTTCTACGAGGAGTGCACGGCAACGGTGTGGGAGCGCCACACAGATTTTCAGACCCAGAGATCGCCGCGCTGGTGGAGCTCGGGCCTCTGGAAG gtcTCTCTTGTGTTTGGCACTGTGGTGTTGGCAGTCGGCATGGTGGTGTTTGTGGTGGGCTGCACGATCCCCTCCCGCATTGAGGCGTTTGGCGAGGGCGAGCTGCTGTTTGTGGACCGGCAGGCCGTCCGCTTCAACCAGGGGCTCCAGGCGAGCATTCAGGCCGGGGCCGGGATGCTCTGCCTGGGGGGCTTGGTGGTGGCTGGCAGCCTCTTCGTGTCTGCCTTCTCCCGGGGCTCCGGCAAGGACGAGACGCAGAGCACTCCGCCCAAAGACAGGggcagggagaggaagagaggaaccagaggaggagggaaggtGCCCTCTGACCCAGTCACCAAGCCCCCTACCCCCATTTCGGGCGAGACAGGAGTGCCCGTCACCCTGTCGAAAGTAGAAAACATCCAGCCCCCGTCAGAAgatcctcccccctctccatctcactaG
- the lpcat1 gene encoding lysophosphatidylcholine acyltransferase 1, which yields MRLTQSFSFSLSYTFSPCVPLTSSHSFCLNPSLPSLYLSFAHDQCVPSIGAFIPGVPVQPVVLRYLNDMDTISWTWRGPGAFKILWLTLCQLNNRLEIEYLPTYTPSEEEKSDPALFATNVRRLMAKALDTPITDYSFEDCQLAMVEGPLRLPGNTCLLEFARLARRLGLKAGLSDEVLQEQGSRARKLWGDKLGLADFAQCINLPVTNMLQDMFDMFDEYGTGQVDMREYVIALSMVYRPFKGLDTIKLGFRMFEAEEDGGVTEEDLSTLLRSTLGLTDLETSRMFTVLDSAHKGRITFEEFEQFVERCPDFVDRYLLSSGSSQPSCPVITPPPVSSNGFCTDFCTDFSPHDQQHSHTNNYTPTDNKKVN from the exons ATGAG GCTCActcagtctttctctttctctctctcttacactttTTCTCCCTGTGTTCCTCTCACTAGCTCTCACTCTTTTTGTCTCAATccatctcttccttctctctatctctctttcgcTCATGATCAATGTGTTCCCTCCATAGGTGCCTTCATCCCCGGAGTGCCTGTTCAGCCGGTGGTGCTTCGTTATCTTAATGACATG GACACAATCTCATGGACGTGGAGAGGGCCTGGAGC GTTTAAAATCCTGTGGCTCACTCTTTGTCAGCTGAACAACCGTTTGGAAATTGAG tACCTCCCGACTTACACACCttcagaagaagagaagagcgACCCTGCTCTGTTTGCTACCAATGTGCGCCGGCTGATGGCTAA AGCACTGGACACACCCATAACTGACTATTCCTTTGAGGACTGCCAGCTTGCCATGGTTGAGGGCCCGCTGCGTCTCCCGGGCAACACGTGCCTACTGGAGTTTGCAAGGCTGGCGCGCCGACTCGG ATTGAAAGCAGGGCTCTCAGATGAAGTCCTACAGGAACAGGGCAGCAGGGCACGCAAGCTGTGGGGAGACAAGCTGGGACTGGCAGACTTTGCCCAGTGTATCAACCTGcctgtgacaaacatgcttcaGGACATGTTTGACATGTTTGATGAG TATGGTACTGGGCAGGTGGACATGAGGGAGTACGTCATCGCCTTATCAATGGTCTACAGACCCTTTAAAGGCCTGGACACCATTAAACTGGGGTTCAGG ATGTTTGAGGcggaggaggatggaggtgtAACTGAGGAGGATTTGTCGACCCTCCTCAGAAGCACTCTGGGCCTGACCGACCTGGAGACCTCACGCATGTTCACAGTGCTGGACTCTGCTCATAAAGGGAGAATCACATTCG AGGAGTTTGAGCAGTTTGTGGAGCGGTGTCCTGACTTTGTGGACCGGTACCTCCTCAGCTCTGGGTCATCCCAGCCCAGCTGTCCTGTGATCACACCGCCCCCGGTGTCCAGCAACGGCTTCTGCACAGACTTCTGCACAGACTTCAGCCCCCACGACCAACAACATAGCCACACAAACAACTACACTCCAACGGACAACAAGAAGGTCAACTAG